ATCGGCGCGTCGGCAGCCGGCGCGGGTTCGTCGACGGCGACCGGCTCGGGGCCGCCGCCCGTGGTGGTCACGATCTCGTCCAGGAGCGCGTCCGGGTCGTCGGGCACGCTGGCGGCCCGGCGGCCCGCCGAACGCGGCTTCACGCCCTGAAACCCGGTGGCGATGACCGTCACCTGCAGGGTGTCGCCCATCTCCTCGTCGTTGCCGTAGCCGAAGATGACGTGGGCCTGCGGGCCGGCGGCATCCTGGATGTACTGCATGGCCGCGGCCGTGTCCTGCAGGCCGACCTCGCGGCCGAGCACGTTGACCAGCACGGCCTGGCTGCCCTTGATGTCGATGTTCTCGAGCAGCGGCGAGTTGATGGCGGCCTGTGCGGCCTCGACGGCGCGGTTCTCGCCCTCGGCCCGGCCGGTGCCCATCATGGCCTCGCCCATGTCCTTCATGACCGTGCGCACGTCGGCGAAGTCGAGGTTCACGTGGTCGTGGCGCGAGATGATCTCGTAGATGCCGCGCGTCGCGTCGTACAGCACGTTGTCGGCGATGCGGAAGGCCTCCTGCATCGACGTGCTCGGCGGCACGACCTCCAGCAGACGCTGGTTGGGAATGATGATCAGGGTGTCGACGGCCTCGCGCAGCCGCTCGATGCCGTCGAGGGCCTGCTGCTGTCGCACCTTGCCCTCGAAGAGGAAGGGCTTGGTGACGATGCCCACCGTGAGGGCGCCCTGGTTGCGGGCGATCTCGGCGATGACCGGCGCGGCGCCGGTGCCGGTGCCGCCGCCCATGCCCGCCGTCACGAAGACCATGTCGGCGCCGCTGAGGCTCTTCGCGATGGCCTCGCGGTCCTCCTCGGCGGCGGCCCGGCCGCGCGCGGGATCGCCGCCCGAGCCGAGACCCTTGGTCAGCTGGGCGCCGATCTGCATGCAGTTGTGGGCTGGGGAATCCTTGAGGGCCTGCAGGTCGGTGTTGACCGCGAGGAATTCGACCCCGGAAAGGCCGGCGGCGATCATGCGCCCGACGGCATTCCCGCCCGCGCCTCCGACGCCCGCCACCTTGATATCAGCCAAACGTTCGATCTCTTCGGCGTATTCGAACATCATGACACCCACTCCTCCCTGAGCTGGGTCGCCCACCCCTGTCCGAAGTCGCCTCCGGTGGCGAAGGTCCGTTTTCGCCGGCCGGTTCCGAACGGGGTGTTAAAAATCCGTCTTTTGTTAAC
The sequence above is drawn from the bacterium genome and encodes:
- the ftsZ gene encoding cell division protein FtsZ; the protein is MFEYAEEIERLADIKVAGVGGAGGNAVGRMIAAGLSGVEFLAVNTDLQALKDSPAHNCMQIGAQLTKGLGSGGDPARGRAAAEEDREAIAKSLSGADMVFVTAGMGGGTGTGAAPVIAEIARNQGALTVGIVTKPFLFEGKVRQQQALDGIERLREAVDTLIIIPNQRLLEVVPPSTSMQEAFRIADNVLYDATRGIYEIISRHDHVNLDFADVRTVMKDMGEAMMGTGRAEGENRAVEAAQAAINSPLLENIDIKGSQAVLVNVLGREVGLQDTAAAMQYIQDAAGPQAHVIFGYGNDEEMGDTLQVTVIATGFQGVKPRSAGRRAASVPDDPDALLDEIVTTTGGGPEPVAVDEPAPAADAP